A genomic window from Luteolibacter sp. LG18 includes:
- a CDS encoding TIGR03862 family flavoprotein, translated as MALEIAIIGGGPAGLRAAEVAAQAGARVTVFDAKPSVGRKLLVAGRGGLNLTHGEDFEGFVTRYSGPDQPDGFWRGVLEAFTSADLRAWAAGLGIETFQQRTGRVYPREMKAAPLLRRWIERLRGLGVTFHMNHRWTALHHGARILLGFDQREHACDAVILAMGGASWPITGSDGGWVPVMQNLGIRVNPLVPANCGWEHAWPAEVLAIAEGQPLKNIAVRAGNTTATGELMVTAYGLEGGAIYQLGAALRAMTEPVIEIDFKPTFTADELARKLESVKHDRPAACRERWKLSAAAHAILTHGLPADIDATTLARRAKACPIPLTAPRPIAEAISSAGGVCWSELDASLMLKKLPGVYVAGEMIDWEAPTGGYLMQGCFATGTHAAKAALQRS; from the coding sequence ATGGCATTGGAGATCGCAATCATCGGAGGCGGCCCCGCGGGACTGCGCGCGGCGGAAGTCGCGGCGCAAGCGGGCGCGCGCGTCACCGTCTTCGACGCCAAACCCTCCGTTGGCCGCAAGCTCCTCGTCGCCGGACGCGGCGGCCTCAATCTCACCCACGGCGAGGACTTCGAGGGCTTTGTCACCCGCTACTCCGGCCCGGATCAACCTGATGGCTTCTGGCGCGGCGTCCTGGAAGCCTTCACCTCCGCCGACCTCCGAGCGTGGGCCGCCGGTCTCGGCATCGAGACCTTTCAACAACGCACCGGCCGTGTCTATCCGCGTGAAATGAAGGCCGCCCCGCTGCTCCGACGCTGGATCGAGCGCCTGCGCGGACTCGGTGTCACCTTCCACATGAACCATCGCTGGACCGCGCTCCATCACGGCGCGCGCATCCTGCTCGGCTTTGATCAACGCGAACACGCCTGCGACGCCGTCATCCTCGCCATGGGCGGAGCCTCCTGGCCCATCACCGGCTCCGATGGCGGCTGGGTCCCCGTCATGCAAAACCTCGGCATCCGCGTGAATCCCCTCGTCCCCGCCAACTGCGGCTGGGAACACGCCTGGCCCGCCGAAGTGCTCGCCATCGCCGAAGGACAGCCGCTCAAGAACATCGCCGTCCGCGCGGGCAACACCACCGCCACCGGCGAACTGATGGTCACCGCCTACGGTCTGGAAGGAGGCGCGATCTACCAGCTCGGAGCCGCCCTGCGCGCGATGACTGAGCCGGTGATCGAGATCGATTTCAAGCCCACCTTCACCGCGGACGAACTCGCGCGGAAGCTGGAATCCGTGAAGCACGACCGCCCCGCCGCCTGCCGCGAGCGCTGGAAACTCTCCGCCGCCGCCCACGCCATCCTCACCCACGGCCTGCCCGCGGACATCGATGCCACCACGCTCGCCCGGCGCGCCAAGGCCTGTCCCATTCCCCTCACCGCGCCGCGCCCCATCGCCGAGGCCATTTCCTCCGCGGGCGGCGTCTGCTGGAGCGAACTCGATGCCTCGCTCATGCTCAAAAAACTCCCCGGCGTCTACGTCGCCGGGGAAATGATCGACTGGGAAGCCCCCACCGGCGGCTACCTCATGCAAGGCTGCTTCGCCACCGGCACCCACGCCGCCAAAGCAGCTCTGCAAAGGAGTTGA
- a CDS encoding cellulase family glycosylhydrolase — MKTLFPFLLLATGLAHAAPPRPPMKDFLGLNGHTVQFKPDLYRPVCSVVRDYHPVEWDLGKETAVLPKLPMAKNGVPWDKVYGSWKDKGWTIDACLMFESIPRDQWKDVPADAKAYGRAIAKQFGPSSTTPLLESVEIGNEPGKWSDDDYATMLRAMAEGIREGDPKLKIATCNLTTGKSGDYEKSVTTIEKNLPLVDVLNIHSYAQLENWPTWKRSFPEDPALKKYLPDIEALCKWRDERCPGKPVWLTEFGYDSTTKPSPASGTFSKWVGVSDLRQAQWLTRSVLVFSAMPLDRAYVYFFDDKDEPQLHGSSGLTRNFQPKPSFHALSHFQKVLGDYRFSRIVKNEPGKVRLQEYIHATDPKKVVWVIWSPTGEDKSFWQAIPNLPGKLTAIERMPLDGKLVSIPTKTPLSVEVTESPLYLMMEK, encoded by the coding sequence ATGAAAACCCTGTTCCCCTTTCTCCTTCTGGCCACCGGGTTGGCCCACGCGGCCCCGCCCCGCCCGCCGATGAAGGACTTCCTCGGCCTCAACGGCCACACCGTCCAGTTCAAGCCGGACCTCTACCGCCCCGTCTGCAGCGTGGTCCGCGACTACCACCCGGTGGAATGGGATCTCGGAAAGGAAACCGCCGTGCTACCGAAACTCCCGATGGCCAAGAACGGCGTCCCCTGGGACAAGGTCTATGGAAGCTGGAAGGACAAGGGCTGGACCATCGACGCCTGCCTGATGTTCGAATCCATTCCGCGCGACCAGTGGAAGGACGTGCCCGCCGATGCCAAGGCCTACGGCCGCGCCATCGCCAAACAATTCGGCCCCTCCTCCACCACCCCGCTGCTGGAGTCCGTGGAGATCGGCAACGAACCGGGCAAGTGGTCCGATGACGACTACGCCACCATGCTCCGCGCCATGGCCGAGGGCATCCGCGAGGGCGACCCGAAATTGAAGATCGCCACCTGCAACCTCACCACCGGCAAGAGCGGCGACTACGAAAAGAGCGTCACCACCATCGAGAAGAACCTGCCGCTGGTGGACGTGCTGAACATCCACTCCTACGCCCAGCTCGAAAACTGGCCGACATGGAAACGCAGCTTTCCCGAGGATCCCGCGCTGAAGAAATACCTCCCGGACATCGAGGCGCTGTGCAAGTGGCGCGATGAAAGGTGCCCCGGCAAACCGGTCTGGCTCACCGAGTTCGGCTACGACAGCACCACCAAGCCATCCCCCGCCTCCGGCACCTTCTCGAAATGGGTCGGCGTCAGCGATCTACGGCAGGCGCAGTGGTTGACGCGCTCCGTCCTCGTCTTCTCCGCCATGCCGCTCGACCGCGCGTATGTGTATTTCTTCGATGACAAGGACGAGCCGCAGCTTCACGGCAGCTCCGGTCTCACACGGAACTTCCAGCCGAAGCCCTCCTTCCACGCGCTCTCGCATTTCCAGAAAGTCCTCGGCGACTACCGTTTCTCCCGCATCGTGAAGAACGAGCCCGGCAAGGTCCGCCTCCAGGAATACATCCACGCCACCGATCCGAAGAAAGTCGTCTGGGTCATCTGGTCGCCCACCGGCGAGGACAAGTCGTTCTGGCAAGCCATTCCGAATCTCCCCGGCAAGCTCACCGCCATCGAGCGCATGCCGCTGGATGGAAAGCTCGTCAGCATCCCGACGAAAACGCCGCTCTCCGTCGAAGTGACCGAATCGCCGCTGTATCTCATGATGGAGAAGTAG
- a CDS encoding histone deacetylase: protein MTGPARIGVHWDARYERHDTGFCHPESANRYRILRAALEELPDDIVRLPGRRATVSEILLAHEHYYHDLVYRDAETFADCLRTGDTAICEESYEVAREATGAVLEAVDAVMRGDVTRAFCAVRPPGHHASSARGMGFCIFNHVAVAARYLQSHHGLRRIAIVDWDVHHGNGTEAIFLEDPDVFYLSLHEQGIYPYTGPATEHGQGEGKGATLNLPLPFASPGPTALAAWNEFAAPALDAFQPEFLLVSAGFDALASDPIGGLRWDNATFTALTQRCTAIARKWCGGRMVSSLEGGYDPEGLAAAALAHVAALQ from the coding sequence ATGACCGGACCGGCACGCATCGGCGTCCACTGGGATGCCCGCTATGAACGGCACGACACGGGTTTCTGCCACCCGGAGTCGGCGAACCGTTACCGCATCCTCCGCGCCGCTCTGGAGGAACTCCCGGACGACATCGTGCGCCTGCCCGGCCGCCGTGCCACCGTTTCGGAAATCCTGCTCGCCCACGAACACTACTACCACGACCTCGTTTACCGGGATGCCGAGACCTTCGCCGATTGCCTGCGCACCGGCGATACCGCCATCTGCGAGGAAAGCTACGAGGTCGCCCGCGAGGCCACCGGCGCGGTGCTGGAGGCCGTGGATGCGGTGATGCGCGGCGACGTGACCCGCGCCTTCTGCGCCGTCCGTCCGCCGGGCCACCACGCGTCCTCCGCGCGGGGCATGGGCTTCTGCATCTTCAACCACGTGGCGGTGGCCGCCCGCTACCTCCAGTCCCACCACGGCCTGCGCCGCATTGCCATCGTCGATTGGGATGTCCATCACGGGAATGGCACCGAAGCCATCTTCCTGGAAGACCCGGATGTCTTCTACCTCTCGCTCCACGAGCAGGGCATCTATCCCTACACCGGCCCCGCCACCGAACACGGTCAGGGCGAAGGCAAGGGCGCGACGCTCAACCTGCCGCTTCCTTTCGCCTCACCGGGCCCCACGGCCCTCGCCGCCTGGAACGAGTTTGCAGCGCCCGCGCTCGATGCCTTCCAGCCCGAGTTCCTGCTCGTCTCCGCGGGCTTCGATGCCCTCGCTTCCGATCCCATCGGCGGCCTGCGCTGGGACAATGCCACCTTCACCGCCCTCACCCAACGCTGCACCGCCATCGCGCGGAAATGGTGTGGCGGCAGGATGGTGTCTTCCCTCGAAGGCGGCTACGATCCCGAAGGCCTCGCCGCCGCCGCGCTCGCGCATGTGGCGGCGCTTCAGTAG
- the ygiD gene encoding 4,5-DOPA dioxygenase extradiol: MNLSDLENAVELAPKTGRQPAIFIGHGSPMNIIRDNAFTRSLRELGERHGRPAAVLVISAHWLTRGETRVSVNPVPPTIHDFGGFPEELYRLRYPAPGQPLIARGVADEVTSIRVHEDHEMGLDHGAWGILRHLWPDASVPVFQMSIDYDKPPGWHHELGQQLRRLRERGVLVLGSGNVVHNLRRISWDESDPRVPSWALEFDAWVKDRLEQGDHVALFDYAKLGETARLAVPTNDHYLPMLYTLGAMLPGENIRFTHESFQNGSISMRCFEAA; the protein is encoded by the coding sequence ATGAACCTTAGTGATCTGGAAAACGCGGTGGAGCTGGCTCCCAAGACGGGGCGGCAGCCGGCGATCTTCATCGGCCATGGCAGCCCGATGAACATCATCCGGGACAATGCCTTCACCCGTTCGCTGCGGGAGCTGGGCGAGCGCCACGGCAGACCTGCGGCGGTGCTGGTGATCTCAGCGCATTGGCTGACGCGCGGGGAGACGCGGGTTTCGGTGAATCCGGTACCGCCGACGATCCATGACTTCGGCGGATTTCCGGAGGAGCTGTATCGCTTGCGCTATCCCGCGCCGGGCCAGCCGTTGATTGCACGCGGGGTCGCGGACGAGGTGACGTCGATCCGCGTTCATGAGGATCATGAGATGGGGCTCGATCACGGGGCGTGGGGCATCCTGCGCCATCTGTGGCCGGACGCCTCGGTGCCGGTATTCCAGATGTCGATCGACTACGACAAGCCGCCCGGGTGGCACCATGAACTGGGCCAGCAGCTCCGACGTTTGCGCGAGCGCGGCGTTCTCGTCCTGGGCAGCGGCAACGTGGTGCACAACCTGCGGCGGATCTCGTGGGACGAGAGTGATCCGCGGGTACCGTCGTGGGCGCTGGAGTTCGATGCGTGGGTGAAGGACCGGTTGGAACAGGGCGACCACGTGGCGTTGTTCGATTACGCGAAGCTCGGCGAAACCGCTCGGCTCGCGGTGCCGACGAACGACCACTACCTGCCGATGCTCTACACGCTGGGCGCGATGCTGCCGGGGGAGAACATCCGTTTCACTCACGAGAGTTTCCAGAACGGCAGCATCTCGATGCGCTGCTTCGAGGCCGCGTGA
- a CDS encoding cupin domain-containing protein — MIRAFGDELHVHLDGSDTGGQFAMFTAITPPGGGPPPHMHANEDEWFHVLEGRAEFFLDGVWTEAGPGTTVYMPKNSFHTFRNIGDGPLKQIVHTAPAGFEVFFGRCAAEFEKGGPPDFPALMAIAAEHGISFPPV, encoded by the coding sequence GTGATCCGCGCGTTCGGGGATGAACTGCATGTGCATCTCGATGGCTCGGACACCGGCGGGCAGTTCGCGATGTTCACGGCGATCACGCCGCCGGGTGGCGGACCGCCGCCGCACATGCATGCGAATGAGGACGAGTGGTTTCACGTCCTGGAGGGGCGGGCGGAGTTTTTCCTGGATGGCGTGTGGACGGAGGCCGGACCGGGGACCACGGTTTACATGCCGAAGAACTCGTTCCACACGTTCCGGAATATCGGTGACGGGCCGTTGAAGCAGATCGTCCATACGGCTCCGGCGGGGTTCGAGGTGTTCTTCGGGCGCTGTGCGGCGGAGTTCGAGAAGGGCGGGCCGCCGGATTTTCCGGCACTGATGGCGATCGCCGCGGAGCATGGGATTAGCTTTCCGCCGGTGTGA
- a CDS encoding GNAT family N-acetyltransferase, whose translation MKPLDPAEWPRLVAPGSRVFLAGGASVPFALVGSMLAHADQLKDIELVHIHGLGDTPWIEPRYENILRTNSFFLTPAVRAAVERGQADYTPCALSEVAWLFQNGQMPIDVALIQVTPPDEDGMCSLGVSVDVVKAAVGSARIVIAQINPKMPRTGGDTLVPVSRIARYLEHTSPLPEAHRDELDPRHEKVGHYAAQLVEDGSTIQVGLGNSPEAVVRALRKHRHLGIHSGMFNDALMELVRCGAADHSRKNYKPGKIIASHVLGSRKLYKFVDGNPDIELHPSDWVNDPHRIARNHRMVAINGAREIDLTGQVVRDASGHRFYGGVGALQDFIRGAGRSKGGQPIIALTSTSDEGRRSRIVTGLAPGSGVATGRGDVHHVVTEYGVASIYGCSIRERVARLVEIAHPDHREALLAGAQDRGWLPKFFTRPATSSGVDRGWIQFATGRFFYRPLHPSDMRELQRFFYSHDEETVRLRYGYHRERMTGESAYKLAAVDQARDVALGLFTRQDGPETLRAIGRYYLDDDGTSAEVAFVVHESTRRSGMAGFLLGELAVVAKRRGLETLWASVLPNNHAMAGLFLSAGAVEDLSVPRDEDRVFRMRVDRLVKERKKYLEHKHIHRLER comes from the coding sequence ATGAAACCGCTCGATCCCGCCGAATGGCCGCGTCTGGTTGCCCCCGGCAGCCGCGTGTTCCTGGCGGGCGGGGCCTCGGTGCCCTTTGCGCTGGTCGGATCGATGCTGGCCCACGCTGACCAGCTCAAGGACATCGAACTGGTCCATATCCACGGCCTCGGTGACACCCCGTGGATCGAACCGCGCTACGAGAACATCCTGCGCACCAACTCGTTCTTCCTCACTCCCGCCGTCCGCGCGGCCGTGGAACGCGGTCAGGCCGACTACACCCCGTGCGCGCTCTCCGAGGTAGCCTGGTTGTTCCAGAACGGCCAGATGCCCATCGATGTGGCGCTGATCCAGGTCACCCCGCCCGACGAAGATGGCATGTGCTCGCTCGGGGTCAGCGTGGACGTGGTGAAGGCCGCCGTCGGCTCGGCCCGGATCGTGATCGCCCAGATCAATCCGAAGATGCCACGCACCGGCGGCGACACCCTGGTGCCGGTTTCCCGGATCGCCCGCTACCTGGAGCACACCTCGCCACTCCCCGAGGCCCACCGCGACGAACTCGACCCACGCCATGAAAAGGTCGGCCACTACGCCGCCCAGCTCGTCGAGGATGGCTCCACCATCCAGGTCGGCCTCGGCAACAGTCCGGAGGCGGTCGTCCGCGCCCTGCGGAAACACCGCCACCTCGGCATCCACTCCGGGATGTTCAATGACGCGCTGATGGAGCTGGTCCGCTGCGGCGCGGCCGATCATTCCCGGAAGAACTACAAGCCCGGCAAGATCATCGCCAGCCACGTGCTAGGCAGCCGCAAGCTCTACAAGTTCGTCGACGGCAATCCCGACATCGAGCTCCACCCCAGCGATTGGGTGAACGATCCCCACCGCATCGCGCGGAACCACCGGATGGTGGCGATCAATGGCGCGCGGGAAATCGACCTCACCGGCCAAGTGGTGCGGGATGCCAGCGGCCACCGCTTCTACGGCGGAGTCGGCGCGCTCCAGGACTTCATCCGCGGCGCGGGCCGCAGCAAGGGTGGGCAACCGATCATCGCCCTGACCTCCACTTCGGACGAAGGTCGGCGCTCCCGCATCGTCACCGGTCTGGCCCCCGGCAGCGGCGTGGCCACCGGCCGCGGCGATGTCCACCACGTGGTCACCGAATACGGCGTCGCCAGCATCTACGGATGCAGCATCCGCGAGCGGGTGGCGCGGCTGGTGGAAATCGCCCACCCGGACCACCGCGAGGCCCTGCTGGCCGGCGCCCAGGACCGCGGCTGGCTGCCGAAATTCTTCACCCGCCCGGCCACCTCGTCCGGCGTCGACCGCGGCTGGATCCAGTTTGCCACCGGACGCTTCTTCTACCGTCCGCTCCACCCGAGCGACATGCGGGAGCTCCAGCGATTCTTCTATTCCCACGACGAGGAAACCGTGCGCCTCCGCTACGGATACCACCGCGAGCGCATGACCGGCGAATCCGCCTACAAGCTCGCCGCCGTGGACCAGGCCCGCGACGTCGCGCTCGGCCTCTTCACCCGCCAGGACGGCCCCGAAACGCTTCGCGCGATCGGCCGTTACTACCTCGATGACGATGGCACCAGCGCCGAGGTCGCCTTCGTGGTCCATGAATCCACCCGCCGCTCTGGCATGGCCGGATTCCTGTTGGGCGAGCTGGCGGTGGTCGCGAAGCGCCGTGGCCTCGAAACCCTGTGGGCCTCCGTGCTGCCGAACAACCACGCCATGGCCGGGCTGTTCCTCTCCGCCGGAGCGGTGGAGGACCTCTCGGTTCCCCGCGATGAAGACCGCGTCTTCCGCATGCGCGTGGACCGGCTCGTGAAGGAGCGGAAGAAATACCTCGAACACAAACACATCCATCGCCTCGAACGATGA
- a CDS encoding aminotransferase class V-fold PLP-dependent enzyme produces MRPEWPAPSPLKDHWLLSKELIFLNHGSFGACPKPVLAAQTRLREIMETSPLQFIHRHRTERMDEARNVVAPFVGADPANFVFVTNATTAVNAVLRSLELAPGDEILTTDHDYNACRNVLVEVARRTGARIVVAHVPFPILGEDQIVQAIVDAVTPRTRLALLDHVTSTTALVFPLERIIRELEARGVDTLVDGAHAPGMVPLALETLRPTYYTGNLHKWVCAPKGAAFLWVRPDKQDGLQPAVISHGNNTPRPGHSPFQDRFDWPATYDFTAWLCAAESVRWLGELLPGGWPELMSTNRQRAIEARRFLCERLGLEPPCPESMLGSMATLPMPGRLTEIADPTAPDPVYTRLHDEFGIELQIPRIHGQRWLRISSHAHNAADEYRYLADVLGRLTTK; encoded by the coding sequence ATGCGACCCGAATGGCCGGCCCCGTCTCCGCTCAAAGACCACTGGCTCCTGTCCAAGGAGCTGATTTTCCTCAACCACGGTTCGTTCGGGGCCTGCCCGAAACCCGTGCTCGCGGCCCAGACCCGCCTCCGCGAGATCATGGAAACCTCGCCGCTCCAGTTCATCCATCGCCATCGCACCGAGCGGATGGACGAGGCCCGCAACGTGGTGGCCCCGTTCGTCGGAGCCGATCCCGCCAATTTCGTGTTCGTGACGAATGCGACCACCGCGGTGAACGCCGTGCTCCGTTCACTGGAGCTGGCACCGGGCGATGAAATCCTCACCACCGACCACGATTACAACGCGTGCCGCAACGTCCTCGTCGAGGTCGCCCGCCGCACCGGGGCCCGCATCGTGGTGGCCCATGTCCCCTTTCCCATCCTCGGTGAGGACCAGATCGTCCAAGCGATTGTCGACGCCGTCACGCCCCGCACCCGGCTGGCGCTCCTCGACCACGTGACCAGCACCACGGCCCTGGTGTTCCCGCTGGAGCGGATCATCCGTGAGCTGGAGGCCCGCGGGGTGGACACCCTGGTCGATGGAGCCCACGCCCCGGGCATGGTGCCGCTCGCTCTCGAAACGCTGCGTCCGACCTACTACACCGGCAACCTCCACAAGTGGGTCTGCGCTCCCAAAGGAGCCGCCTTCCTGTGGGTCCGCCCCGACAAGCAGGACGGCCTGCAACCCGCCGTGATCAGCCACGGCAACAACACTCCGCGGCCCGGCCACTCCCCCTTCCAGGATCGATTCGACTGGCCTGCCACCTACGACTTCACCGCCTGGCTCTGCGCCGCGGAATCCGTCCGCTGGCTCGGTGAGCTGCTGCCGGGCGGCTGGCCGGAACTGATGTCCACCAACCGCCAGCGGGCGATCGAGGCCCGGCGTTTCCTCTGCGAACGCCTCGGCCTCGAGCCCCCTTGCCCGGAATCCATGCTTGGCTCGATGGCCACCCTTCCAATGCCGGGCCGTCTCACCGAGATCGCCGATCCAACCGCACCCGATCCGGTCTATACCCGGCTCCACGATGAGTTCGGCATCGAGCTGCAGATTCCCCGCATCCACGGCCAACGCTGGCTCCGGATCTCCTCGCACGCCCACAATGCCGCGGACGAATACCGCTACCTCGCGGATGTGCTTGGGAGACTAACGACAAAATAA
- a CDS encoding glycoside hydrolase family 43 protein, whose protein sequence is MPLPPLSAALLSLAVSIVMVSGARAGEVRVEDLAVHDPFVLADKGTKTYYLYGGFRTADPALGGKQKAAGVKVYTSQDLRTWTGPSIVYQMAEDFWADKEASPWAPEVHEYRGKYYLFTTFHQWDRDQPPVGNDRAVKRRGSQVLVADSPMGPFKPLRNRPTTPDSDFTLDGTLWIEDGKPYMVYCHEWIQRGGGTFEAVPLSDDLAEATGKPFVLFAAKEAAWARTTNSYRGTATGNAVSDGVWLHRTRGGKLLMLWSSWTESRAYGEGLAVSESGTLKGPWKQVGDEPIQQDDRGHGMIFEGFDGRLVHCLHRYFNMPATRVQFWEITDTGDSLKVGKQLLGAE, encoded by the coding sequence ATGCCCCTTCCTCCGCTTTCCGCCGCCCTGTTGTCGCTCGCCGTTTCGATCGTGATGGTTTCGGGGGCGAGGGCGGGGGAGGTCCGGGTCGAGGATCTCGCGGTGCACGATCCCTTCGTGCTCGCGGACAAGGGGACGAAGACCTACTACCTCTACGGTGGCTTCCGCACCGCCGATCCCGCGCTCGGCGGGAAGCAGAAGGCCGCGGGGGTGAAGGTCTACACCAGCCAGGATCTCCGGACCTGGACCGGACCATCCATCGTCTATCAGATGGCGGAGGATTTCTGGGCGGACAAGGAGGCTTCGCCGTGGGCTCCGGAGGTGCATGAATACCGCGGGAAGTATTACCTCTTCACGACCTTTCATCAGTGGGACCGCGACCAGCCACCGGTGGGCAACGACCGGGCGGTGAAACGCCGCGGTTCGCAGGTGCTGGTGGCGGACTCACCGATGGGACCGTTCAAGCCGCTGCGGAACCGCCCGACCACGCCGGACTCCGATTTCACGCTCGATGGCACGTTGTGGATCGAGGATGGGAAGCCTTACATGGTGTATTGCCACGAGTGGATCCAGCGGGGTGGTGGCACCTTCGAGGCGGTGCCGCTTTCCGACGATCTGGCCGAGGCGACGGGGAAGCCGTTTGTCTTGTTCGCGGCAAAGGAAGCGGCATGGGCGCGCACGACCAATTCCTACCGCGGCACGGCGACGGGCAATGCGGTGTCCGACGGGGTGTGGCTCCACCGCACGCGTGGGGGGAAGTTGCTGATGCTGTGGTCGAGCTGGACCGAGTCGCGGGCCTATGGGGAAGGGCTGGCGGTTTCCGAATCCGGCACGCTGAAGGGGCCGTGGAAGCAGGTGGGCGATGAGCCGATCCAGCAGGACGACCGCGGGCACGGGATGATCTTCGAGGGCTTCGATGGCCGCCTGGTCCACTGCCTCCACCGCTATTTCAACATGCCCGCCACCCGGGTGCAGTTCTGGGAGATCACGGACACGGGGGATTCGCTGAAGGTCGGGAAGCAGTTGCTCGGGGCGGAGTAG
- a CDS encoding dienelactone hydrolase family protein, giving the protein MSILSESHVDLTTTRGPMRVHLFIPNGIGPRPAVIFYSEIFQVTGPIRRMAAALAGEGYVVAVPEVYHEFEELGSVLAYDQAGSDRGNELKFTKEIASYDEDTAVVAAFLKGHEACTGRIGSYGVCLGGHLAVRAGFHPDVEAVVAFYPTDIHSSTLGAGKCDDTLERLKSAKSSFLFAWGRQDPHVPVEGRRLIHQTLEDSGVDFEWHEFNAAHAFLRDEGPRYNPALSRVAVATLLRFFSEKIG; this is encoded by the coding sequence ATGTCGATCCTCTCCGAATCCCACGTCGATCTCACCACCACCCGCGGTCCGATGCGGGTGCATCTTTTCATCCCTAACGGGATCGGTCCGCGCCCGGCGGTGATCTTCTATTCGGAGATCTTCCAGGTCACCGGTCCGATCCGGCGGATGGCGGCGGCGCTGGCGGGCGAGGGCTACGTGGTGGCGGTGCCGGAGGTTTACCATGAGTTCGAGGAGCTCGGTTCCGTGCTGGCCTACGATCAAGCGGGATCGGACCGTGGCAACGAGCTGAAGTTCACCAAGGAGATCGCGTCCTACGACGAGGATACGGCGGTGGTGGCGGCCTTCCTGAAGGGCCATGAGGCCTGCACCGGCCGGATTGGCAGCTACGGCGTTTGCCTCGGTGGCCACCTCGCGGTGCGCGCCGGGTTCCACCCGGATGTCGAGGCGGTGGTGGCGTTCTATCCGACGGACATCCACTCCAGCACGCTGGGGGCGGGGAAATGCGATGACACCCTGGAGCGGCTGAAGTCCGCGAAGTCGTCGTTCCTCTTCGCCTGGGGCCGTCAGGACCCGCACGTGCCGGTGGAAGGCCGCCGCTTGATCCACCAGACGCTGGAGGATTCCGGCGTGGATTTCGAGTGGCACGAATTCAATGCCGCCCACGCGTTCCTGCGCGACGAGGGACCGCGCTACAACCCGGCGTTGTCGCGGGTGGCCGTGGCGACCCTGCTCCGGTTCTTTTCCGAAAAAATCGGTTGA